Within the Pirellulales bacterium genome, the region AGTAGCCGGTCGACCACGCGCTCGTAGGCGTCGCACCGCGGGTCGGCGACAAAGTCGGCGACCTCGTCGGGCGTGGGCGGCAATCCGATCAGATCGAAAGTGACGCGGCGGATCAGCGCAACGCGATCGGTCTCGGCTCTCGGGCGCAAATCGTGCTCACCCAAGCGGGCCAGCACGAAGCGGTCGATCGCGCCACGGCACCACGCTTCGTCGTCGACCGCCGGCGGCTGCGGACGGGCAATCGGTTGCAGCGACCACCAGTCGCGACCGGCGCGGCGATCGGTCGTCATTTCATCGGCACGCAGCACTCGCTCTGCTGGCCAAGACGCGCCCGCGGCGATCCAGCGGCCAAACGACTCGATCTCGTCCGGCGACGGACGCGCGTGCTTGCCCTCGGGCGGCATTTCGCCAGCGCGCAACCGCTCGACGAGCAGGCTTGCCGCCGGATCGGCCGCATCGAGCGCCGGTCCCGAGTCTCCGCCGGCCAGCGCACCTTCACGGTGCGTCAGATCGAGTCCGCCGCGCGGGTCGCTGCCGTTATGGCACTCGATGCAGTACCGAATCAGCAGCCGCGCCGACGCCTGCTCGAAATCGGGCGGATCCGCCGCTTGCAGGTGACCCAGACTCGCGACCAGCCAGCCGGCGCAAAATGCGATCGTCGCCTGAGGGTGCCAGGCACCGTTCCGCCGCCCGTGTTTGCGACCTGCCAGCACCTGGCCGACCCCCGGCAGAAACTCGATCGATCGCCCGCAGCGCGTCGCCCGACGGCCCATCAACCCCGCTGTCAGCATGGGAGCCGTGTGACGGCCCTATCATACCCGGGCCAGGAGGCCGCGCCGCCCGCGGGGAGGCCTCGCGAGCCCCCTAGCCGACCCCCGGGGCAGGTCGTTACAGTAAGGGGTCCCACGGCGGCACCGCGACCTCGTACGGTTGCGCTGCCCGCCGAAATCGCTTTCATCGTCCCAACCTCGCCGCCCGCCGACAGGTACCGTCGCCATGGCCAAGTCGAAGAAAAAGGTCGAAACGCTGTTTCTCGTCTGCGAGGAAACCGGCGATTACAACTACACCATCCGCCGCAAGCCGGGCGGTGAAAAGCTGAAGATCAAGAAGTACTCGCCGCGGCTCCGCAAGCACACGGTCCACGTCGAGAAAAAGAAGTAGCGCGGGACGGTTCGATCCGCGCGGAGGGCAGCATTTCTCGATCGCTTGCCCCCCAGAGATTTGCCCGCGAAACGTGGCGCCGCGCCGGACTGATACCTTCTCTCACCCCCCTGCTCCGCCCTCGGCCTGGCCGGCAGTCCTTGACCCGGCAGGCACCGGGACTTCTCAATTCGAGACTCCTGTCTCAAATTGACTACGCTTCGAGAAACTGGCCTGATGCCCGGGGGTCTTACCTACGCGCCGAAGCCAGAGAAAACCTCGGCAATTCGCCCGAGGTGGCGACGCGCCAGCGGTCGCGTAAAATTCTGGCACGACCCTTGCTGTATTGGTTGCCAGCAAGTTCAACCTGGTTGGCCGACGAACGGAGCTTCGCTCGTGCCACCCCCCAAACCACGAAGGACCGAATCGCCATGACCCGCAGCCTCCCCTTCGCCGCCGCCTTGGTTTTGTTCGCAGCCTCGACCGCCTCGGCCCAGATCGTCTACATGATGCCGCAGGCCGCGACTGGCACGAGCATGAGCACGGGCCTCAATCCGCTGCAGTTCATCAACGGAGGTTATGCGGGCTTCTATCCGTGGGGCCGCTACGGCTTTGGCACCACCCCCTACGAGAGCTTCGCGCGTGGCGACGCGGCCATCATCCGCTCGCTGGGCGAATACGAATATCTGAATTCCGAAGCCAACAAGAACAATCAAGAAGCGTACAAGCAGTTCCTCGAAAACGACCGGCAGCGCGTCGAGGTGTATTTCGCCAAGAAGCAGCTCTGGGATAGCTGGCGGGCCACGCAGCGGCGCCCGCGGCCATCGCAAGAACAAGTCGCGCGCTGGGCCGACGACTTGCGTCCCGAACGCCTGAGCGACGCGCAGCTCGACCCTACGAGCGGCAAGATCCTCTGGCCCGCGCGGTTGCTCGCGCCCGAGTTCACCGTGGCCCGCGATCGGCTGAACGCGCTGTACGCATCGCGGATGCACGGCAATGTTCAGCCCCGCTTTGCCAGCGACGTGAAGGAAGCGGTCAACGATCTGCGCGTGCAGGTGCTGAACCAGATCGACGCGATCCCGCCGATGGAATATGTCGCCATCGACAAGTTCCTCGACAGCTTGCACTACGAGTCGTTCTTCCTGCCGGACAAAGAAGTCGCCTTGCGTTAAGCCCTCGAGGAGACGCCCAGGCAACACGGCTCACCACCACGCCGAACGATCAGCCCGGCGAGCCAAGACTGCGAAACCGAGAAGCCGGCACGAAAACTCCTGCCCAGCCACCCGGCGCGGCAGGAGTTTCTTGTTGCGCCCCCAGCCCGCAACCGATCGCGCATTCTTGCCGAGCGCCTGGCGTTTTGTTCCAATGGCGCGCCGATGCTGTGCACACGGGCCGTCTTTGGCCCCCGGACCTCAGGATGAGCCCTCGGGCGGCCTGCGATGAAGAAGCGCTGGCGGTTTCGTTCGCATGATCCCGCGCGTCTGGCCCAACTGGCCGGCGCCACGGGCCTGCCGCCGTTTCTGGTGCAAATGCTGCTGGCGCGGGGTCTCAGCGAGCCCCATCGGGCCCAGGAATTTCTCGAAGCCCGGCTGACCCAATTGCGCGAGCCGGAGGAGCTCCCGGGAATTCCCGCAGCCGCCGAGCGCATCGCCGCGGCGCTCGAGGCCGGCGAACGGATCGTCGTCTATGGCGACTACGACGTCGACGGCATGACCGGCACCGCGCTGTTGTGCCAATGCCTGAAGATGCTCGGCGGCGACGTCGGCTTCTATGTGCCCAACCGCATGGACGAAGGCTACGGGCTCAACGACGAGGCGCTGCGCACGCTGGCCGAACAAGGCGCGCGGCTGATCATCACCGTCGATTGCGGCGCGGCCAGCTACGACCAGGCGCAGACCGCCCGCCAACTCGGCCTGGACATGATCGTCACCGATCATCACCAGTTTGCCGACCGTCTGCCGGAGTGCGTGGCCATCGTGCATCCGCGCCTGCCGGGCCACGGCTACCCGTTTGGCGATCTGAGCGGTTCGGGCGTGGCCTTCAAATTGGCCTGGGCCGTTTGCCAGCGCGCCAGCCGCGCCAAGAAGGTCGGCGAGCGGATGCGCAATTTTCTGATGCAGGCCATTGGTCTGGCGGCCTTGGGAACCGTGGCCGACGTCGTGCCGCTGCTCGATGAGAACCGCATTCTCGTGCGGCACGGACTGATCAGCTTGCGCGAGCGTCCTTCGCCCGGCCTCGCGGCGCTGCTCCAGGTCGCCGGGCTGGCCGACAAGCAGCGGCTCGACAGCGAAGACATCGGCTTCGCCCTTGGTCCGCGGTTGAACGCGTGCGGTCGCCTGGGTCAGGCACAGCTCGGTTGCGAGCTGTTGATGACCTCTTCGGCCGAGCGCGCGCAGACCTTGGCCGAATACATCGATCAACTCAACGGCAGCCGGCAAAGTCTCGAACGCAGCGTGTACCTGGCCGCGAACAAGCAGGCCCAGGAGCAGTTCGATCCGGAAAACGACGCGGCGCTTGTCCTGGCCGATTACGGCTGGCATCCCGGCGTGATCGGTATCGTCGCCGGGCGGCTGGCCGAAAAATTCCATCGCCCCGTGGTGCTCATCGCGCTCGACGAGGTCGGCGCCAAGCCCGGTATGGGGTCGGCCCGCAGCATACCCGGCTACGACCTGCATCAAGCGCTGCGCGCCTGCAGCGAAGTGCTGTTGAGCCACGGCGGACACGCGGCCGCGGCCGGGTTGAAGATCGACCCGCGCCAGCTCGACACGTTTCGCGACTTGCTTTGCGAGCACGCCGCTGCCGAGCGCAGCGGCCCCGATCGGCAGCCGGAGCTCTGGATCGACGCCGAGGCGCCTCTCGGCGCCTTCACCTTCAAGACGCTCGACCAGCTCGAACAGATGGCCCCTTTTGGCGCCGGCAATCAGCGGCCGCTGCTCTGTGCCACGGGCGTTCGACTGGCCGAGCCGCCCCGGCGAATCGGCAGCGGCAGCCGCCACCTCTCGCTGGTCGTGCAACAGGGCGAAACCCGGCTGCGCGGCGTGTCGTTCGGCAACGGCGATTGGGCCGACGAACTCGCGGCCGTCGATCAGCCGCTGGCCATCGCCTGCCGGCCGGTGATTAACGAGTTCCGCGGCCGTCGGGCCGTCGAATTACAAGTGGTCGACTGGCGACTCGCCGATGCGCCGGTCGAGTCCCTGACCGATGGCTCAGCCTCGCGCGCTGCCGGTTGACCGCGCGTCTCACCTCCGCCGGACGCGGCGAGTATGCTGAAGGAAGACGCGACACGTTGGCGCGTCGGGGAGGTTAGCGAACGTGTCGTTTCCTGCCGACACACCTGCCGATTTGGCCGCTGCCAAACAGCGCATGCTCGTCGAGCACCTGGCCGGCGAGGGGATTCGCGATCCGCGCGTCCTCGAGGCGATGGCCCGCGTGCCGCGCGAAGCGTTCGTGCCGCCCGATCTGCGCCACCGCTCGTATGACGATTGCGCGCTGCCGCTGGCCTGCGGCCAGACCATCAGCCAGCCGCTGATCGTCGCGATGATGACCGAAGCGCTCGGGCTCACGGGCAGCGAACGGGTCCTCGAAATCGGCACCGGCAGCGGATACCAGTGCGCCGTGCTTGCCGAGTTGGCCCAGTCGGTCGTGTCGATCGAGCGCCACGAGCACTTGGCGCTCGAGGCCCGCGCACGGCTGGCCCAGTTGGGCTATCGCAACGTGCTCGTGATCTCCGGCGACGGCACCCTGGGCGATCCCGAACATGCGCCGTTCGACCGGATCATCATCACGGCCGCTGCCCGCGAGGCGCCGCCGCGACTCCTGGAACAACTCGCCGACGGAGGCGTGATGGTCTTGCCGCTCGGCGACGAACGGGGCCAGACCCTCAAACGGCTGCACAAGCACGGCGGCCAGATCACCACCACGAACCTGACGAGCTGCCGGTTTGTCCCCATGATCGGCAGCTCCGGCTGGCCGGGAAGCGCCTGACGCGGCTGCGGGGCCAAGTGGATCGCGAAACGATCGAACCACGAACCAGATTGCCCGATTCGACGCGGCTGTTTCGATCACTTGGCAATCGATCGCCGGCGCCGGGTGGCATCGCGAGCGATCGCCGCAACCTGTTCAGTACCAAGGGCTTGCCGCCGGACGACGGCAGCGAGAACCGGCGTTGACCCCCGGAGGCAGACCGCTATACTCGCTTGTTCGCCTGCTGCGGACCCAACCCGGCCCTCGGGCTGCCCCCCAAAGGCAACCCTCGCCGGGCACCGATCCCAAGCATTGCGGGGCGTAGCTCAGCCTGGCTAGAGCGCTGCGTTCGGGACGCAGAGGTCGCATGTTCAAATCATGTCGCCCCGACTAGACTTAGAACGACGGGCCGGTCGCCATACCCTGAAAATACCCTGAATCCGACCAAGAACTCTCGGGTTTCAGTGTAGGGCGAACCGGCCTCATCGGGCTTTCTGTGGTTACCACCCCAGGAGGTCCGTCCATGTCTCGTCATGCCGTCGATCGCCCTTGGCTGCACAAAGCTTCGGGCTTCTGGTGTGCGACGATCGAAGGTCGCCGCGTCTATCTCGACCACGACTATAAAGTCGCTTGTCGCAAACTTCGGGGGCTTATCGCCGACGCCAAGCGTCGCGCCGCGGGCGCGGAGGAATGGCTCGATCGTCCCTTTGCGGAATTGGCGGATAAGTTCCTGGATCACATCCAGCACGCACGCAAGCCGCAGACCTACCTCGGATACCAAGCGCGACTGGAACGCGCGTTGAAGTTGCTGGGACCTCGGCTGCGAACGGGTGACGTGCGGAAACGGCATCTGGCGGAAATCGAGGCCGCCTTGCCCAAGTCGCTGAGCCCATCCACCGTTCGTGACACGCTGGCGACCGTGCAGTTCGTGTTCGGCTGGGCCGTGCGCAACGAATATCTCGATCTCAATCCGCTGGTTGGCTACCGAAAGCCGGCCGGTAAGTCTCGGAGCCGGATCATCAATGACGACGAATTTCAGGCCCTGCTGCGCGCCGCTACGGCGAGCCCAGCATTTCAGCGGGTGTTGATCGCCTTGCGGCAGACGGGGTGTCGCCCCGGCGAGGTACGCCAGCTGACTTGGGATATGGTCGATCTCAAGACCGGGTTGTGGATCCTGCCCGACCACAAGACCATTACCCGACAACGGCAACCTCGCCCGCGTGTCATTCCACTCTCCTCTGTTATGTGGAAGATGTGTCGCTGGTTGGCCCGGCATCGGCGAGGTGAAACGAACTATGTGTTCCTGAACATGCACCACAAGCCTTACAAGAAGGATTGCTTTGTCACGTACTTTAGCCGTCTGCGCGAGCGTGCTGGAATCGAAGTGAAGGCCGGCGAAAAAGTGGTGCTCTATAGTCACCGGCACACGTTTGCGACGGAGCGGGCTGGCGCCGTGGCAGACATCGAGTTGGCAGAATTGCTGGGACATACGACGACACAGATGATTCCGCGCTACACGCATCTCAATGTCGATCGGCTGCGGGACATTCAGCGTCGAGCGGAACCTCGTCGTTCAGCTTTGGAAAATGGCGCAAAGCCCCGACGGCACCCAGCAACCGGCGCGACGAGCGCCGCGGTTGCGCAGGTGAACCCGTCAACGCCCACCGCCGTTCTGCCTCCAACACAATCTTCAGTGGCACCTTGATCGTAGCGCCATAGCAGCCTGCCGATGGAATTTCGAACGCGCCGTCGAGTTCACCGGTTTCAATCAAGGCCCGGATCCGCGTGGGGCTGACAGTCCAGCGCGTCGCAACCTGTCCGATCGTGAGGGACTCAGGTTGGATTCTTGAACGGGGCATGTCGGCGCCGAGTCTTTTTGAGTTACGGGTCTGCAGGGACGGCCGGTTGCCGCGAAAGGCCCCTTGGTGAAGCGACAGCTGGCACCATTGAATGCCAAACACGTGAGCGGCAGCAGGCCAGTTTGCAGCCAGTTTGGAGGCTCTGTTCCGCAACCGTGGTCATCTTCGCGAACGTGCATGCGGGCATGCTCGTGCCAACGACGCCACTGAAGGTCAGTCGTCAATTGTCATCAGCACAAGGCGGACAGCCGGCGTCCAACCAAGCTTCGATTTCGTCGAGTGGCCAACGAGTGCTGCCGCCAACTCGCAGCGGTTCGGGGATTTCCCCATTCGCAACCAACCGCCAGACGCTTCGTTTCGACAGACCTAAAATGGCGGCCAGCTCATCGGCCGTGATTAGCCGGGGCAAGTCGTCCGGGTCGTGATTCGTGGGCTTTCGCCCGGTTGAGCCGCCCATGCCCGAGGTCCTTGCCACCGATACAGAAGGGGTGTGCTCGACAGGGGTGAGCACAAACTGCACACAGAAGTCCGTACCGCCAATTCGAGCCAAGTGGTGACATTCAGTACCATAAGTGGCTGGTCGGCGTTATCGAGAGCTATTGGACGCGGCTCGACCGATCGCCACGAGGCACCTTTGCCGGATGTTTCTGGCGCCTTGTGCAGAAAGGATGTTTCCTATGAAGACCGGGCAACGTTTGTATCGACTCGACCTCGACAAGCTGCGACGGCTGCGCTTGCAACGCGGGCTTACCGAGCAAGCGCTGGCGCTACAGCTCGAAATGTCGCGCAGAACCCTGCAGCGCATCATGCAGGGTGGAGGGGCCATGATGGGAACCATCGGTCGCATCGCCGAGTTCTTCGACATCGCCGACCCCACTGAGCTGTTGGCCCCCGAAGAGCTGGAGTCCAACGGTGAGGCGCGGATCAACGGTCGCGGCCGCATTGTCGGCGATTGGGAAGTGTCGCAAATCATCGGTCCCTGGGAGACCGCATCCAATACGCTGCAATGGCGACTTCATCGGATGTCCCACTTGCATCTACCTGAGCGGTTCGGTCGCGGAAAACTCTACGACCTGGGCCAACTGTCGGACAAGGACCGCCAGTCATACCGTGACCAGCTCATACGTCATCCAGAAGTGTGCGGTCGTATTGGTCAACACCCCAATATCGCAGTCAATCTGACGGCCTTGCCGGATCGAGCAGATGGCAATTGGTGGGTCATCGACCAGTGGGTGGACGGCGTCACGCTAGAACATGCCCTGGCAGAAGGGACTCTCGATCCAAAGCTCGTTCCCGGTATTCTGCGTGGAATCGCCGACGGATTGGCCGCGCTCCATCGACAGGCTATTGTCCGTCGTGAGCTGTCGCCACAACACATCCTGTTGCGGGCAGACTCGACGCCAGTCTTGACCGATTTCGAACTGGCCAAGCTCTTGGACGTGGACCGCACTGTTGCCAACCGGCATTGGCAGCCCGACCCTTATCGTGCGGCGGAGGTCCTGGCCGGACGGGATCTCGACGAGCGAGCTGACATCTACAGTTGGGGTCGCATCGCGGTCCACGCGATCACCCGACAACTGCCGAAGCCCGGGAACGAAGAAGAACTGCTCACTGGTGTTCGATTACCCACTACGGTGCGAGACATCGTGCTGGCCAGCGTGCGGATGCCCAAGAGCGAGCGGCCGTGCGACATAGACCTGATTCTGGGCGCGATCAAGAGTTGGAAGTAGGTTCGTCGTCCAGACCGGCAAACAATGGTAGGTCGCGGCCTGTATCACCCCGCTTGTGGTGTTGGGCTGCGACCTGCCCGTTCTTAAAAACGGTGACGGAGGTAAGTTCGAATTCGTGATGCTGGCCCCGACGCATCAGCT harbors:
- a CDS encoding DUF1549 domain-containing protein → MLTAGLMGRRATRCGRSIEFLPGVGQVLAGRKHGRRNGAWHPQATIAFCAGWLVASLGHLQAADPPDFEQASARLLIRYCIECHNGSDPRGGLDLTHREGALAGGDSGPALDAADPAASLLVERLRAGEMPPEGKHARPSPDEIESFGRWIAAGASWPAERVLRADEMTTDRRAGRDWWSLQPIARPQPPAVDDEAWCRGAIDRFVLARLGEHDLRPRAETDRVALIRRVTFDLIGLPPTPDEVADFVADPRCDAYERVVDRLL
- the rpmG gene encoding 50S ribosomal protein L33 — protein: MAKSKKKVETLFLVCEETGDYNYTIRRKPGGEKLKIKKYSPRLRKHTVHVEKKK
- the recJ gene encoding single-stranded-DNA-specific exonuclease RecJ, which gives rise to MKKRWRFRSHDPARLAQLAGATGLPPFLVQMLLARGLSEPHRAQEFLEARLTQLREPEELPGIPAAAERIAAALEAGERIVVYGDYDVDGMTGTALLCQCLKMLGGDVGFYVPNRMDEGYGLNDEALRTLAEQGARLIITVDCGAASYDQAQTARQLGLDMIVTDHHQFADRLPECVAIVHPRLPGHGYPFGDLSGSGVAFKLAWAVCQRASRAKKVGERMRNFLMQAIGLAALGTVADVVPLLDENRILVRHGLISLRERPSPGLAALLQVAGLADKQRLDSEDIGFALGPRLNACGRLGQAQLGCELLMTSSAERAQTLAEYIDQLNGSRQSLERSVYLAANKQAQEQFDPENDAALVLADYGWHPGVIGIVAGRLAEKFHRPVVLIALDEVGAKPGMGSARSIPGYDLHQALRACSEVLLSHGGHAAAAGLKIDPRQLDTFRDLLCEHAAAERSGPDRQPELWIDAEAPLGAFTFKTLDQLEQMAPFGAGNQRPLLCATGVRLAEPPRRIGSGSRHLSLVVQQGETRLRGVSFGNGDWADELAAVDQPLAIACRPVINEFRGRRAVELQVVDWRLADAPVESLTDGSASRAAG
- a CDS encoding protein-L-isoaspartate(D-aspartate) O-methyltransferase, whose amino-acid sequence is MLVEHLAGEGIRDPRVLEAMARVPREAFVPPDLRHRSYDDCALPLACGQTISQPLIVAMMTEALGLTGSERVLEIGTGSGYQCAVLAELAQSVVSIERHEHLALEARARLAQLGYRNVLVISGDGTLGDPEHAPFDRIIITAAAREAPPRLLEQLADGGVMVLPLGDERGQTLKRLHKHGGQITTTNLTSCRFVPMIGSSGWPGSA
- a CDS encoding site-specific integrase produces the protein MSRHAVDRPWLHKASGFWCATIEGRRVYLDHDYKVACRKLRGLIADAKRRAAGAEEWLDRPFAELADKFLDHIQHARKPQTYLGYQARLERALKLLGPRLRTGDVRKRHLAEIEAALPKSLSPSTVRDTLATVQFVFGWAVRNEYLDLNPLVGYRKPAGKSRSRIINDDEFQALLRAATASPAFQRVLIALRQTGCRPGEVRQLTWDMVDLKTGLWILPDHKTITRQRQPRPRVIPLSSVMWKMCRWLARHRRGETNYVFLNMHHKPYKKDCFVTYFSRLRERAGIEVKAGEKVVLYSHRHTFATERAGAVADIELAELLGHTTTQMIPRYTHLNVDRLRDIQRRAEPRRSALENGAKPRRHPATGATSAAVAQVNPSTPTAVLPPTQSSVAP
- a CDS encoding helix-turn-helix domain-containing protein — protein: MQFVLTPVEHTPSVSVARTSGMGGSTGRKPTNHDPDDLPRLITADELAAILGLSKRSVWRLVANGEIPEPLRVGGSTRWPLDEIEAWLDAGCPPCADDN
- a CDS encoding protein kinase, with the protein product MKTGQRLYRLDLDKLRRLRLQRGLTEQALALQLEMSRRTLQRIMQGGGAMMGTIGRIAEFFDIADPTELLAPEELESNGEARINGRGRIVGDWEVSQIIGPWETASNTLQWRLHRMSHLHLPERFGRGKLYDLGQLSDKDRQSYRDQLIRHPEVCGRIGQHPNIAVNLTALPDRADGNWWVIDQWVDGVTLEHALAEGTLDPKLVPGILRGIADGLAALHRQAIVRRELSPQHILLRADSTPVLTDFELAKLLDVDRTVANRHWQPDPYRAAEVLAGRDLDERADIYSWGRIAVHAITRQLPKPGNEEELLTGVRLPTTVRDIVLASVRMPKSERPCDIDLILGAIKSWK